In Gorilla gorilla gorilla isolate KB3781 chromosome 12, NHGRI_mGorGor1-v2.1_pri, whole genome shotgun sequence, the following are encoded in one genomic region:
- the LOC134756386 gene encoding uncharacterized protein has translation MTQFLSCYFHPNITFFQLSIIIHSYPSAIYANVSTLHHPFPTPTLSYTKPFLHQPFPTPPLSYTNPFVHQIFPTSTPSYTTPFLQHLFPTPNLSYTTPFLHQTFPIPPLPYTTPFLHQPLPTPTLSCNTLSYNIPFLHHPFLHHPFPTPPFPTPPLSYTTLSYTTPFLHHPFLHHLFLHHPFPTPPFPTPPLSYTTLSYTTPFLHHLFLHHLFLHHPFPIPPFPTPPLSYTTLSYTTFSYTTPFLYHPFLHHPFPTPPFPTPPFPTPPLSYTTLSYTTPFLHHPFLHHPFPTPPFPTPPFPTLPLSYTTLSYTTLSYTTLSYTTSFLHHPFPTPPLSYNTSLLHQTFPTPRLSYTKLFLYHPFPTPPLSYTNPCLHQHFPATPFPTTSLSYTTPFLHHPFPAPTLSYTNPLFLPAHHSLLHVCGLIHPVLHSLSLSLT, from the coding sequence ATGACTCAATTTCTAAGTTGTTATTTCCACCCAAATATCACATTCTTCCAACTTTCCATCATCATCCACTCCTACCCCAGTGCAATTTATGCAAATGTCAGCaccctacaccacccctttcctacaccaaccctttcctacaccaaacCTTTCCTACACCAACCCTTTCCTACACCTcccctttcctacaccaaccCCTTCGTACACCAAATCTTTCCTACATCAACCccttcctacaccacccctttcctacaacACCTCTTTCCTACACCAAACCTTTCCTACACCACGCCTTTCCTACACCAAACTTTTCCTATACCACCCCTtccctacaccacccctttcctacaccaaccCTTGCCTACACCAACACTTTCCTGCAACACCCTTTCCTACAACatccctttcctacaccaccctttcctacaccacccctttcctacaccaccctttcctacaccacctctttcctacaccaccctttcctacaccacccctttcctacaccaccctttcctacaccaccttttcctacaccacccctttcctacaccaccctttcctacaccacccctttcctacaccaccctttcctacaccacccctttcctacaccaccttTTCCTACACCACcttttcctacaccacccctttcctataccaccctttcctacaccacccctttcctacaccaccctttcctacaccaccttttcctacaccacccctttcctataccaccctttcctacaccacccctttcctacaccaccctttcctacaccaccttttcctacaccacccctttcctataccaccctttcctacaccacccctttcctacaccaccctttcctacaccacccctttcctacaccaccttTTCCTACACCACCTTTTCCTACACTAcctctttcctacaccaccctttcctacaccaccctttcctacaccaccctttcctacaccacctctttcctacaccacccctttcctacaccacccctttcctacaacACCTCTTTACTACACCAAACCTTTCCTACACCACGCCTTTCTTACACCAAACTTTTCCTATACCATCCCTtccctacaccacccctttcctacaccaaccCTTGCCTACACCAACACTTTCCTGCAACACCCTTTCCTACAACatccctttcctacaccacccctttcctacaccacccctttcctgcaccaaccctttcctacaccaaccCTCTTTTCCTGCCTGCTCATCATTCCCTCTTACACGTGTGTGGTCTCATTCACCCTGTGCTCCACTCCCTATCCCTATCCCTCACATGA